A stretch of Vigna angularis cultivar LongXiaoDou No.4 chromosome 4, ASM1680809v1, whole genome shotgun sequence DNA encodes these proteins:
- the LOC108332183 gene encoding uncharacterized protein LOC108332183, producing the protein MGMDYYNILKVNRNASDEDLKKAYKRLARIWHPDKNPVNKSEAEAKFKRISEAYDVLSDPQKRQIYDLYGEEALKSGQFPPPPQSSSSSSRVFNRHNPPASSFRFNPRDAEDIYAEFFGPDDVGSSRRDAFFRTSNGVPSFGAAAPRKAAAVENALPCSLEDLYKGVKKKMKISRNVYDAFGKCRNVEEILTIEIKPGWKKGTKITFPEKGNQEPGVIPADLIFVIDEKPHALYRRDGNDLVINQEITLLEALTGKTLDLTTLDGRSLVLPLTDIIKPGAEVVVPDEGMPISKEPGKKGNLRVKLDVKYPSRLTPEQKSDLRRVLGGIS; encoded by the exons ATGGGTATGGACTACTACAACATACTCAAAGTGAATCGCAACGCCAGCGACGAGGATTTGAAGAAAGCGTACAAGCGGCTAGCACGCATATGGCACCCCGACAAGAACCCCGTCAACAAGAGTGAGGCGGAGGCCAAATTCAAACGAATCTCCGAAGCCTATGATGTCCTCAGTGACCCTCAGAAGCGACAGATCTACGATCTCTACGGCGAGGAGGCTCTCAAATCCGGCCAGTTTCCGCCGCCGCCGCagtcttcctcctcctcctcccgCGTCTTTAACCGCCACAATCCCCCCGCCTCCTCCTTCCGCTTCAACCCCCGCGACGCCGAAGACATCTACGCTGAGTTCTTCGGCCCGGATGACGTCGGCTCCTCGCGCCGGGACGCCTTCTTCCGGACCTCCAACGGCGTCCCTTCGTTCGGCGCCGCCGCCCCGAGGAAGGCAGCTGCGGTCGAGAACGCGCTGCCTTGCAGCTTGGAGGACCTCTACAAAGGCgtcaagaagaaaatgaagatctCCAGGAACGTCTACGACGCTTTTGG AAAATGTCGAAATGTGGAAGAGATTTTGACTATTGAGATAAAGCCTGGCTGGAAGAAAGGAACAAAGATTACCTTCCCAGAGAAGGGTAACCAGGAGCCTGGTGTCATCCCAGCAGATCTAATTTTTGTGATAGATGAGAAACCGCATGCTCTTTATAGAAGGGATGGCAATGATTTGGTGATCAACCAGGAGATAACCCTTCTTGAGGCCCTTACAGGTAAAACTTTGGACCTTACTACCTTGGATGGAAGGAGTCTCGTCTTACCATTGACAGATATTATCAAACCCGGTGCCGAGGTGGTTGTCCCCGATGAAGGAATGCCTATATCAAAAGAGCCTGGGAAGAAGGGGAATTTGAGAGTTAAGCTTGACGTCAAGTATCCTTCAAGGCTAACTCCAGAGCAGAAGTCTGATCTGAGGAGAGTGTTAGGTGGAATCTCATGA